A single window of Triplophysa rosa linkage group LG20, Trosa_1v2, whole genome shotgun sequence DNA harbors:
- the fam83d gene encoding protein FAM83D — protein MALSQCLEDSPGWQTPRTGQDLNLKELYNERHRLALEELVAGGVEAFMGFLKKERIPNFLSDDEIRRISRAAVVPKSVSLIGDDSHLEQSGTLDCSSVTYFPEISDIEPPVLEMGWPAFTTGSFRGVTRAVAYFQPSYGECIYSCKEAARRMIKNAKEVIAIVTDSLTDLDIFQDLKEACTHRRVPVYILLDQSAAPSFLQMCNNLNVQLDDLQHMKVRSITGSTYYMRSGAQITGKVHERFMLIDGNRVATGSYRFNWTDGKLNSSNLIELSGQITEKFDEEFRILYAQSLPLPANTRAPSSARNSGIYDHLVLKPPGTPPSRLARTTKTQPDCMTSTPARLQTPEIQHQNRDTQDRDRKSNPVSDTFTLGEDWLEHELREEVLSSNDPVRVQAKNVCSLITTETQTEDVTITPQVPYCHISTQTTHHTADVGVQTAPQVVNSTLQTVSGSNLIGSGTSSNSSSSSHRNLKEADRRPPVRTAVPRDGNLRECIQKLTKERQYHYSSIRSKLDHMVILLSHKRELTDLTNLTLRPGLHRGRNGQQEGRLVHGTLDSVAMGTWPRSRCHQ, from the exons atGGCTCTTTCCCAGTGTCTCGAGGATTCGCCTGGCTGGCAGACACCGAGGACAGGACAGGATTTAAACCTGAAAGAACTTTACAATGAGAGACACCGACTGGCTCTAGAAGAGTTGGTTGCCGGTGGAGTTGAAGCCTTCATGGGTTTCCTCAAAAAAGAGAGAATTCCCAACTTTCTCTCTGATGACGAGATTAGACGGATTTCGCGTGCAGCAGTTGTTCCGAAATCCGTGTCTTTGATCGGTGACGATTCTCATTTGGAGCAATCTGGCACACTGGACTGCTCATCTGTCACTTATTTCCCCGAGATCTCTGATATTGAACCTCCAGTATTAGAAATGGGTTGGCCAGCGTTCACTACAGGATCGTTCCGTGGAGTAACGCGTGCTGTTGCATACTTTCAGCCGAGTTATGGCGAGTGCATTTATAGTTGCAAAGAGGCGGCCAGGAGGATGATAAAAAATGCAAAGGAG GTGATTGCTATTGTGACTGACTCCCTGACAGACCTAGATATCTTCCAAGACTTGAAAGAGGCCTGTACACACCGCAGAGTCCCCGTGTATATTTTATTAGACCAGTCTGCTGCTCCCTCATTCTTACAGATGTGTAATAACCTCAATGTACAGTTGGATGATCTGCag CACATGAAAGTAAGGAGCATAACAGGCTCTACCTACTACATGAGATCAGGTGCTCAGATCACTGGGAAGGTTCACGAGCGATTCATGTTGATTGATGGGAACAGAGTGGCTACAGGTTCATACAG GTTTAACTGGACAGATGGCAAACTCAACAGCAGCAACCTTATCGAGTTATCTGGCCAGATAACTGAGAAATTTGATGAAGAGTTTCGCATCCTCTATGCCCAGTCCCTCCCGCTGCCAGCGAATACAAGAGCTCCCTCTAGTGCCAGAAACAGCGGTATATATGACCACCTTGTCCTCAAACcacctggaacgcccccctcCCGCCTGGCACGAACAACAAAGACTCAACCAGACTGTATGACTAGCACTCCAGCCAGACTTCAGACCCCAGAGATCCAACATCAGAATAGAGACACTCAAGATCGAGACAGAAAGAGTAACCCAGTTTCTGATACCTTCACGCTGGGAGAAGACTGGCTAGAGCACGAGCTCAGGGAGGAAGTACTGTCATCCAATGATCCTGTTCGTGTACAAGCGAAGAATGTTTGCAGTCTTATTACTACTGAAACTCAGACAGAGGATGTGACGATCACACCCCAGGTACCCTACTGTCATATATCTACACAGACGACCCATCACACGGCAGACGTCGGCGTACAGACAGCTCCTCAGGTCGTGAACTCTACATTACAAACCGTCTCGGGCAGCAACCTGATCGGCTCCGGCACTTCGTCCAACTCCAGTTCTTCTTCACACAGAAATCTAAAAGAGGCGGACCGTCGCCCACCTGTTCGCACCGCAGTCCCTCGAGACGGCAACCTGAGGGAATGCATTCAGAAACTAACCAAAGAACGACAATACCATTACTCCTCCATTCGCTCCAAGCTGGATCACATGGTAATTCTGCTTTCTCACAAGAGAGAACTGACGGATCTCACCAACCTGACACTGAGGCCTGGCCTACACAGGGGACGTAATGGCCAGCAGGAGGGCAGGCTGGTTCACGGTACCCTTGACAGCGTGGCTATGGGGACGTGGCCGAGGTCAAGGTGTCATCAGTAA